The following are encoded in a window of Rhodothermus bifroesti genomic DNA:
- the fliF gene encoding flagellar basal-body MS-ring/collar protein FliF yields the protein MMSLESLKQFLSRLTLGQRLALGTVVVGSILLLLGIAYWAGRPEYALLFGGLSPADASRIVETLQEENIPYQLKEGGSAIWVPQNRVYELRLRFAGEGVISDGPVGYELFDKGTLGMTDFMQRLNYKRALEGELARTIMSLQQVELAKVHLVLPERSPFRETQVAPSASVLLVLKQGARLSEQQIDGITALVAGAVEGLQPENVTVLDARGNLLSNPDAGNPELALSSTQLKLRQALEAHLTEKGQSMLDRVLGPGNAIVRVAATLNFDQAVTERQLIDPESATVISEERMEETGTAEGNTSANSMVRNYELSRTIERIQQNGGNIEQLTVSVILNQRYTVAEDGSRQARPYTEEEMREIEELVKNAVGFNAQRGDRIAIHQTRFDTQIDDQLAQELREQRRQEQLNLYIRYGLMALALGLVVWLLRAAMRRIGDLAGTTQVLIGRVDREALQAGVSPEALQGKAPTPGLAAGTEEELVMIDDIYTSRLSAEAKARIKAKHLLFEEVQKKVNEKPEETAEIIRSWMVSDLNA from the coding sequence ATGATGTCGCTAGAAAGTTTGAAACAGTTCCTGAGCCGGCTCACACTTGGCCAGCGTCTGGCGCTGGGCACAGTCGTAGTCGGCAGTATTCTGTTACTTTTGGGCATTGCCTACTGGGCCGGAAGGCCAGAGTATGCCTTGCTTTTTGGTGGGCTATCCCCTGCTGATGCCAGTCGGATTGTCGAGACGCTTCAAGAAGAAAACATCCCTTACCAGCTCAAGGAAGGGGGCAGTGCCATCTGGGTTCCCCAAAACCGCGTCTATGAACTTCGCCTGCGTTTTGCTGGGGAAGGGGTCATTAGCGATGGTCCCGTGGGCTATGAGCTGTTTGATAAAGGCACGCTCGGCATGACCGACTTTATGCAGCGGCTCAATTACAAACGGGCGCTTGAAGGAGAGCTAGCCCGCACGATTATGAGCCTGCAACAGGTCGAGTTGGCTAAGGTGCACTTGGTCCTTCCAGAACGGAGCCCATTTCGGGAAACGCAGGTGGCACCTAGCGCTTCGGTGCTACTGGTGCTCAAACAAGGCGCACGCTTAAGTGAGCAGCAAATTGACGGCATTACGGCCTTGGTGGCTGGTGCTGTTGAAGGTCTACAGCCCGAAAACGTCACCGTGCTTGATGCGCGGGGGAACCTGCTTTCCAACCCCGATGCCGGTAATCCTGAGCTGGCGCTAAGCAGTACCCAACTCAAACTGCGCCAAGCGCTCGAGGCCCATTTGACCGAAAAGGGCCAGTCTATGCTTGATCGCGTGTTGGGACCGGGAAACGCGATTGTGCGCGTTGCGGCTACGCTGAACTTTGATCAAGCCGTCACAGAACGCCAACTGATCGATCCCGAAAGCGCCACCGTTATCAGCGAAGAGCGCATGGAAGAAACGGGAACGGCCGAAGGCAACACCTCAGCTAACTCGATGGTGCGCAACTACGAGCTTAGCCGCACCATCGAACGCATTCAGCAAAACGGAGGCAACATTGAGCAGCTAACCGTCTCTGTGATTCTCAACCAGCGCTACACCGTGGCAGAAGATGGCTCACGACAAGCGCGTCCCTACACCGAGGAGGAGATGCGCGAAATTGAGGAGCTGGTCAAAAATGCCGTAGGATTTAACGCCCAGCGAGGCGACCGCATTGCCATTCACCAAACCCGCTTCGACACGCAGATTGACGACCAGCTTGCCCAAGAGCTGCGCGAGCAGCGCCGCCAAGAGCAATTGAATCTGTATATCCGCTACGGGCTAATGGCGCTGGCCCTAGGTTTAGTGGTCTGGCTGCTACGGGCTGCTATGCGACGCATTGGGGATCTGGCAGGCACCACCCAAGTGCTCATTGGCCGCGTCGATCGCGAAGCTCTTCAGGCCGGCGTCTCTCCCGAAGCCCTTCAGGGCAAAGCCCCAACGCCTGGACTCGCTGCCGGTACGGAAGAAGAGCTGGTGATGATCGACGACATTTATACCAGTCGACTCTCAGCCGAAGCCAAAGCCCGCATTAAGGCCAAGCACTTGCTCTTCGAAGAGGTGCAGAAAAAAGTAAACGAAAAACCCGAAGAAACTGCAGAAATCATTCGGAGCTGGATGGTCAGCGACCTTAATGCCTAA
- the fliE gene encoding flagellar hook-basal body complex protein FliE: MNVAELQRLQSIWGRDDGRLPTPRDRTAADGGFADTLSRAINAVDRAQKAANEQVEAFVAGEQENLHEVMISMNQARLYFQLMTEVRNRLLETYQELMRTQI; the protein is encoded by the coding sequence ATGAACGTTGCCGAACTGCAACGACTGCAATCAATATGGGGGCGGGATGACGGGCGCTTGCCTACCCCCCGCGACCGCACAGCAGCCGATGGCGGCTTTGCCGACACGCTAAGCCGAGCCATCAACGCCGTAGATCGCGCTCAAAAAGCCGCCAATGAGCAAGTGGAAGCCTTTGTAGCCGGTGAGCAAGAAAACTTGCACGAGGTTATGATTTCGATGAACCAGGCGCGCCTGTACTTCCAGCTGATGACCGAGGTGCGTAATCGCCTCCTAGAAACCTACCAAGAGCTCATGCGCACCCAGATTTAA
- the flgC gene encoding flagellar basal body rod protein FlgC yields the protein MPLPPRIFSFFRTAARGLEAQRIAIGAATENIANAATSRTAEGTPYALKQAVHTAAEARYQRFGRLLERMQTSLRTSDPRHSPTLSLRTKLPEAELGPETTIEEVVRLRYEYDPTHPHADANGYVAYPDVNVVEEMARLISANRIYEANLSTIQAAKEMIKRTLEI from the coding sequence ATGCCACTGCCTCCACGGATTTTTTCGTTTTTCCGAACTGCAGCACGAGGCCTAGAAGCCCAGCGGATTGCCATCGGTGCGGCTACAGAAAACATTGCCAATGCGGCCACCAGCCGCACTGCCGAAGGCACGCCGTATGCCCTCAAGCAGGCCGTGCACACCGCTGCAGAAGCACGCTACCAGCGCTTTGGCCGGCTTTTAGAGCGGATGCAAACTTCGCTGCGCACCAGCGATCCGCGCCACAGTCCTACCCTTTCGCTACGCACCAAGCTTCCCGAAGCCGAACTCGGCCCTGAAACCACCATCGAAGAGGTTGTACGGCTGCGTTACGAGTATGACCCCACGCACCCTCACGCCGATGCCAACGGCTACGTCGCCTACCCCGACGTCAACGTTGTGGAAGAGATGGCCCGCCTGATTTCAGCTAACCGCATCTACGAGGCCAACCTCTCTACCATCCAGGCGGCCAAGGAAATGATCAAGCGAACTTTAGAAATCTAA
- a CDS encoding flagellar basal body rod protein FlgB, translating to METTKLTLLRHAMQAYTWRLRALSSNIANLDTPGYQRVTVAFEEALRKARHQVPSLRQPEDVEPKMRLETTAPILEDELMELADTQMRTQLVTRALREHFDLMRTGITGRTG from the coding sequence ATGGAAACGACCAAACTGACGCTGCTCCGCCATGCCATGCAAGCCTATACATGGCGGCTGCGGGCCTTGAGCAGCAACATAGCCAACCTGGACACCCCGGGTTATCAGCGCGTAACGGTAGCGTTTGAGGAAGCACTCCGCAAGGCGCGTCATCAAGTACCCAGTTTGCGGCAGCCTGAAGATGTGGAGCCGAAGATGCGCCTTGAGACAACCGCCCCGATACTTGAAGACGAGCTCATGGAGCTTGCCGATACGCAAATGCGCACGCAGCTGGTCACGCGTGCGCTGCGAGAGCATTTTGACCTCATGCGTACGGGCATCACTGGTCGAACAGGATAA
- a CDS encoding sensor histidine kinase — protein MSAVTSDKPPLLADTHDAVLANMAQVLAHRLRSLITSIEGFTDLLTDTLATPEQRELALRVFESTASIERILLELQWYARPLQPMVQSRLLRVLLQELLVMLEAHEAARVALDLRISGGKIIRADAMLLRQALFMLLKNALEATRPDSVVQLRVLAEPCSIRFEVWNEGWMPQEIAEKIFVPFFTTKAQNLGIGLPIARRIAEAHKGTLYLATNDPQAGICFALVLPQGEEKANGDALLA, from the coding sequence ATGTCAGCAGTTACTTCGGATAAGCCCCCCTTACTTGCGGATACGCACGACGCAGTGCTGGCCAATATGGCCCAGGTGCTAGCGCATCGCCTACGCAGCCTCATCACTAGTATTGAAGGATTCACCGACTTGTTGACCGATACCCTGGCCACACCTGAACAACGCGAGCTGGCCCTGCGCGTTTTTGAGAGCACTGCTTCTATTGAGCGGATTCTTTTGGAACTGCAATGGTATGCTCGACCACTGCAGCCGATGGTGCAATCCCGCTTGCTGCGCGTACTGCTGCAAGAGCTACTGGTGATGTTAGAAGCGCATGAAGCGGCCCGAGTGGCCCTCGATCTGCGCATTTCTGGAGGAAAGATCATCCGGGCCGATGCCATGCTGCTCCGCCAGGCCCTGTTTATGCTCTTGAAAAATGCCCTGGAAGCTACACGCCCCGACAGCGTTGTGCAACTGCGCGTTTTAGCCGAACCCTGCAGCATTCGTTTTGAGGTGTGGAACGAGGGTTGGATGCCCCAAGAGATAGCGGAAAAGATTTTTGTCCCCTTCTTTACCACAAAAGCTCAAAATTTAGGCATTGGCCTGCCTATTGCGCGCCGGATTGCAGAGGCCCACAAAGGGACGCTTTATTTGGCTACAAACGACCCTCAAGCCGGTATCTGCTTCGCGCTGGTTTTGCCCCAAGGAGAAGAAAAAGCAAATGGTGATGCACTCTTGGCATAG
- a CDS encoding sigma-54-dependent transcriptional regulator: protein MTTAQASVPHILFVDDEHLLHTLFERLFSRHGMRLTSCSNALQAIEALKKTSFDLVITDFKMPDMDGLELLAYIRQEHPDLQVIMITAHANVQHAVRAMQNGAIDYIPKPFATEELVERVRAALARRQERREGAPFAAHARRATRRWAIEYVGEHPSIQQLKTMLPRVAANKAPVFIQGESGTGKEILARLIHQMSDRAEGPFVAINCANLPRELVESHLFGHRKGAFTGAIEDMTGAFERADGGTLLLDEITEVDLAVQAKLLRVLQEHEIQKVGSVETRKVDVRVIATSNRNLSEALAKGQFREDLYHRLSVFPLTVPPLRDRLSDVPLLVAHFVKKYSLLYGLPDKQVAPALMERFMRYHWPGNVRQLENFVQRGVLLSADRNVIEVEDVFNEFFADVISAAPQVEKENILQRVQTIEDMEREMILQALKETNNNQQLAAEKLGISARTIRNKLKRYREQGFIS from the coding sequence ATGACGACAGCCCAGGCAAGCGTTCCGCATATCCTCTTTGTAGACGACGAGCACCTACTCCACACCCTGTTTGAACGGCTTTTTAGCCGTCATGGCATGCGCCTAACAAGCTGCTCCAATGCCCTGCAGGCCATTGAAGCGCTGAAGAAAACGTCTTTCGACCTGGTCATTACCGATTTTAAAATGCCTGACATGGATGGGCTGGAGCTGTTGGCCTATATTCGCCAGGAGCATCCAGACCTGCAGGTCATTATGATTACGGCACATGCCAATGTGCAGCATGCTGTACGGGCCATGCAAAATGGCGCGATTGATTATATTCCTAAACCATTTGCGACCGAAGAGTTGGTGGAGCGGGTGCGGGCTGCTTTGGCCCGTCGGCAAGAGCGGCGTGAGGGTGCCCCCTTTGCAGCGCATGCACGCCGCGCCACGCGTCGCTGGGCAATCGAATACGTTGGGGAGCACCCCTCTATTCAGCAGCTTAAAACCATGCTCCCGCGCGTAGCTGCCAACAAAGCACCGGTTTTCATTCAGGGAGAAAGCGGTACCGGGAAGGAAATTCTTGCCCGGCTAATTCATCAGATGAGCGATCGTGCCGAAGGGCCTTTTGTGGCGATCAACTGCGCTAATCTGCCCCGTGAGCTGGTTGAAAGCCACCTATTTGGACACCGCAAAGGCGCTTTTACAGGGGCTATCGAAGACATGACAGGGGCTTTTGAGCGTGCTGATGGTGGTACGCTACTGCTAGACGAAATTACCGAGGTTGATTTGGCGGTTCAGGCAAAGCTGCTCCGTGTACTCCAAGAACACGAAATCCAAAAAGTGGGCTCTGTTGAAACCCGTAAAGTGGACGTGCGGGTCATTGCTACCAGTAACCGCAACCTAAGCGAAGCCCTTGCTAAGGGACAATTCCGAGAAGACCTCTACCATCGGCTCAGCGTGTTTCCGCTTACCGTGCCTCCGCTGCGCGATCGGCTATCGGACGTGCCGCTCTTGGTGGCGCATTTCGTCAAAAAGTACAGCTTGCTTTATGGATTACCCGACAAACAGGTGGCTCCAGCGCTTATGGAACGTTTTATGCGCTACCATTGGCCTGGTAACGTGCGTCAGCTTGAGAACTTTGTGCAGCGGGGTGTGCTGCTTTCGGCTGACCGCAACGTGATCGAAGTCGAAGACGTGTTTAACGAGTTTTTTGCCGATGTCATTTCGGCAGCGCCGCAGGTAGAGAAGGAAAATATTTTGCAACGCGTCCAAACCATTGAGGATATGGAGCGAGAAATGATCCTGCAGGCGCTTAAAGAGACGAACAACAACCAACAACTGGCTGCGGAAAAGCTCGGTATTAGTGCCCGCACAATTCGCAACAAGCTTAAACGCTATCGCGAGCAGGGGTTTATTTCATAG
- a CDS encoding flagellar biosynthesis anti-sigma factor FlgM has translation MDIRDIKGGGAHRLDPLQREALSTARRIDEGDRPSTTPQAPEGSAVEDRVELSEAARKAAQQANETPAIEFAREALRSTPSLSPERVAAILRSLQAGYYMQPEVIKQIAQRLVEEMLAENLVPPMK, from the coding sequence ATGGATATTCGGGACATCAAAGGCGGAGGTGCTCACCGACTGGATCCCTTACAGCGGGAAGCACTGAGTACTGCCCGCCGGATTGATGAAGGGGATCGCCCCTCTACTACGCCTCAAGCGCCTGAAGGGTCTGCGGTTGAAGACCGGGTAGAACTTTCCGAAGCAGCCCGTAAGGCTGCGCAACAGGCAAACGAGACGCCAGCCATTGAATTTGCCCGCGAAGCTTTACGCAGCACCCCCTCGCTAAGCCCAGAGCGCGTGGCGGCTATTCTACGTTCATTGCAAGCAGGGTACTACATGCAGCCCGAAGTGATCAAGCAGATTGCCCAGCGCTTGGTCGAAGAAATGCTGGCGGAAAACCTTGTGCCGCCTATGAAATAA
- the fliD gene encoding flagellar filament capping protein FliD — protein MAVNPLLSVYNADSPYEQLISAILTIERRPQLELKTQKAEQERLKSVMSDFNSKLSALHKLLTTFTDPLTRPFQSKAATTSATAFSVSASDQAATGSHTLEVLRLASADTRLSKQYTSSASTLRTFFDTYGPQTFTIQVASPTETDPNHRVDVQVTVNPTATTDADILREISQAINDAMTAAVDAGTLKSGERAYASVVNETASTARLSLRSGQTGYQYRLAFVDSANGLLAALELTNNAVVSGTSGGQVKAVGTSETDSELNSKFVLDGLTLYRNSNRVTDALVGVTLELKQVSTGAAEFTIGPDTNGIKAKVEDFIKKYNDVITYIAGKSNVDGKSGTRGDFAGDRTFSGLRFTLRNEVVQKVSGQPAEGPHYLTDLGITMGNDGTLTLTDTDKLFEALRRNPQAVESLFSGSDGIAQRLLTTIEAYVGAQGIVSQRQASIDARIRRLNERIQAMDEQLSRREEQLRAQFARLQETIALLRSQQQFLSGFFSSGIVF, from the coding sequence ATGGCTGTTAATCCGCTGCTTTCGGTCTACAACGCCGACAGCCCTTACGAGCAGCTCATCAGCGCCATTTTGACCATCGAACGCCGACCACAACTGGAGCTCAAAACCCAGAAGGCTGAGCAAGAGCGGCTCAAATCCGTAATGAGCGACTTTAACAGCAAGCTCTCGGCACTGCATAAGCTGCTCACGACGTTTACAGACCCTTTAACGCGTCCCTTCCAGAGCAAAGCAGCCACAACCTCAGCTACGGCCTTTTCGGTAAGCGCTAGCGATCAGGCTGCAACAGGTTCGCACACCTTGGAAGTGTTGCGTTTAGCCTCGGCCGACACGCGCCTATCGAAACAATACACCAGCAGCGCATCGACGCTGCGTACGTTTTTCGACACCTACGGACCGCAGACGTTCACCATTCAGGTGGCCAGCCCTACCGAGACCGATCCGAATCACCGCGTCGACGTCCAAGTAACGGTCAACCCCACAGCTACTACCGATGCAGACATTTTGCGGGAAATCTCGCAGGCCATCAACGATGCGATGACCGCAGCGGTTGATGCGGGCACCCTCAAGTCTGGAGAACGCGCCTACGCCTCGGTGGTCAATGAAACCGCCAGCACCGCGCGACTTTCCTTGCGGAGCGGCCAGACGGGCTATCAGTACCGGCTGGCTTTTGTCGACTCGGCAAACGGCCTTTTGGCTGCGCTGGAGCTTACCAACAATGCCGTAGTGTCGGGCACCAGCGGGGGCCAAGTGAAAGCCGTAGGCACCAGCGAGACAGACTCGGAGCTCAACAGCAAATTTGTCCTTGACGGCCTTACGCTCTATCGCAACAGCAATCGCGTTACCGATGCGCTGGTGGGCGTTACCCTTGAGCTTAAGCAAGTAAGTACCGGGGCAGCCGAGTTTACAATTGGACCCGACACCAACGGTATCAAGGCCAAAGTCGAGGACTTTATTAAAAAATACAACGACGTAATCACCTACATCGCGGGCAAAAGCAACGTCGATGGCAAGTCCGGGACGCGAGGCGATTTTGCAGGAGATCGTACCTTCTCTGGCCTACGTTTTACGTTGCGGAATGAAGTGGTACAGAAAGTCAGTGGCCAACCCGCTGAAGGCCCACACTACCTGACCGATTTGGGTATTACGATGGGCAACGACGGCACGCTGACCCTGACCGACACCGATAAGCTCTTTGAAGCCCTGCGCCGCAATCCACAAGCCGTTGAAAGCCTTTTCTCCGGAAGCGATGGCATAGCCCAACGGCTGCTTACCACGATTGAAGCTTATGTGGGCGCACAAGGCATTGTCAGCCAGCGGCAGGCTTCTATTGATGCGCGCATTCGTCGCCTGAATGAGCGCATTCAGGCAATGGACGAACAGCTCTCCCGTCGGGAAGAACAGCTTCGGGCACAGTTTGCCCGCTTACAGGAAACGATTGCCCTCTTGCGCAGCCAACAACAATTTTTGAGTGGATTTTTCTCAAGTGGCATTGTTTTTTGA
- the fliS gene encoding flagellar export chaperone FliS — translation MNVMYRMRQYQEQAVLSASPEQLVLKLYDLGIAACKRNDRPKVRAVLVELMSALNFEAGGELAERLHALYEFCLRESAIGDIGVVQRILEGLREAWNEGVVMARAA, via the coding sequence ATGAACGTTATGTATCGAATGCGGCAGTATCAGGAACAGGCCGTGCTTAGTGCTTCCCCGGAGCAATTGGTGCTCAAGCTTTACGATCTGGGCATTGCAGCTTGCAAACGCAACGACCGGCCTAAGGTCCGGGCGGTGCTTGTTGAACTCATGTCAGCGCTAAACTTTGAGGCAGGCGGGGAACTGGCCGAGCGGCTACATGCCCTGTACGAATTTTGCCTGCGCGAAAGTGCTATTGGCGACATTGGGGTCGTGCAACGCATTCTCGAGGGCTTGCGTGAAGCCTGGAACGAAGGGGTTGTGATGGCCCGTGCTGCCTGA
- a CDS encoding glycosyltransferase family 2 protein: MPVLKKGEGFSPWMASFPSCSSGRCASGASIGQNASSLSIRGFWHDFFCSLLQQALTLTARTMDQTSGRPLLSLCMIVKNEAEHLETCLRLARPHVDEIVIIDTGSTDGTQDIARRYADVFEEIEWPHSFAIARNYSLERASGTYILVLDGDEYIPDPRHWTLLRQALTNQKPVAARICVHNVLPASEVIAADVLWQERVFLNHPSIRYEGRVHNQIIKSILKFINTETDKILDLNVDVVHIGYAHDRKKIKSKYIQRLELLKNEFEEASDDIEKAYFGYQLAVLYYILEEYEKSISVLDIIDYNALFKANPQNAFYALFIGSQVLLKLKKPEKALVYCNNMFKITKQEPIAYFVTGVALIMQKQIENGLLMLIESFKVNNMTHYKRFPLNVQALKNALINAFKHVGLHELAHQLEHKAINSNEQIKEVEVWLEKIKTGIILKERQRMIA; encoded by the coding sequence ATGCCTGTTCTCAAAAAAGGGGAAGGTTTTTCCCCATGGATGGCATCTTTTCCAAGCTGCAGCAGCGGCCGCTGTGCTTCTGGCGCAAGTATCGGCCAAAATGCATCGAGCTTAAGCATAAGAGGGTTTTGGCATGATTTCTTCTGCAGCTTGCTGCAACAGGCTCTAACCTTAACTGCCCGCACCATGGATCAAACTTCAGGGCGTCCGCTGCTTTCGCTGTGCATGATCGTCAAAAACGAGGCTGAGCACCTCGAAACATGCCTTCGGCTGGCACGTCCGCACGTGGATGAAATCGTCATCATCGATACCGGATCGACGGATGGCACGCAAGACATTGCACGTCGCTACGCAGACGTGTTTGAAGAAATCGAATGGCCCCATTCTTTTGCGATTGCCCGTAACTACAGCTTAGAACGCGCCTCAGGAACGTATATTCTGGTCCTGGACGGCGACGAGTATATCCCCGATCCACGACACTGGACGCTTTTACGCCAAGCTCTAACTAACCAAAAGCCCGTAGCTGCTCGGATCTGCGTGCATAACGTTTTACCCGCTTCTGAGGTTATTGCCGCCGACGTCCTGTGGCAAGAACGCGTTTTCCTCAATCATCCATCAATTCGATATGAGGGCAGAGTACATAATCAGATCATAAAAAGTATCCTTAAGTTTATTAATACAGAAACAGATAAAATATTAGACTTAAACGTTGATGTTGTTCATATTGGATATGCACATGATCGCAAAAAAATAAAAAGTAAATACATACAAAGACTAGAATTGTTGAAAAACGAGTTTGAAGAAGCTTCAGATGATATTGAAAAAGCCTATTTTGGATATCAACTTGCTGTACTTTATTACATTTTGGAAGAATATGAAAAATCAATAAGTGTCTTAGATATCATAGATTATAATGCACTATTTAAAGCTAATCCTCAAAATGCATTCTATGCATTATTTATAGGATCACAAGTTTTGCTTAAACTTAAAAAGCCAGAAAAAGCTTTAGTTTATTGTAATAATATGTTCAAAATTACAAAACAAGAACCTATTGCTTATTTTGTTACTGGTGTCGCTTTAATAATGCAAAAACAAATTGAAAATGGATTATTGATGTTAATAGAGTCGTTTAAGGTGAATAACATGACACATTATAAAAGATTTCCATTGAATGTGCAGGCGCTGAAGAACGCATTAATTAATGCTTTTAAGCATGTGGGGTTGCATGAGTTGGCGCATCAGCTAGAGCATAAAGCAATAAACTCAAATGAGCAGATCAAAGAAGTGGAAGTATGGTTAGAGAAAATAAAAACGGGGATCATTTTGAAAGAGCGTCAACGGATGATTGCATAA
- a CDS encoding flagellin, which yields MSELSRINTNLQALQAYTYLQRTNSELGLRQLRLATGSRINRAEDDSAGYSIAAKLKAKIRGQEQALANIGDAKSLLTVAEGSLNSIMDILQTMKEKVVQAANDTLGSEERDAIENQLAQLTAEIGDILDATKFNGRALFATTDVTLNFQTGDSSAVEDNFSVTIDAISNGTASAQGGLFAGLTSASVWNSGNWSLDTVAQATHALQAIETAIQDLATRLGRIGDYQKRLSFKMDNLATAKNNYEAARSRIADADFALEQMQLARLQILQQTGVAALAQANVAPQAILQLF from the coding sequence ATGTCCGAGCTAAGTCGGATTAACACGAACCTGCAGGCCCTTCAAGCCTACACCTACCTGCAGCGCACCAACAGCGAACTCGGCCTGCGCCAACTGCGCCTGGCCACCGGCAGCCGCATCAACCGCGCCGAAGACGACTCGGCCGGCTACTCGATCGCTGCCAAACTCAAAGCCAAAATCCGCGGCCAAGAACAAGCCCTGGCCAACATCGGCGATGCCAAATCGCTGCTTACCGTCGCCGAAGGCAGCCTCAACTCCATCATGGACATCCTCCAAACCATGAAGGAAAAAGTCGTCCAGGCTGCCAACGACACGCTGGGCTCCGAAGAACGCGATGCCATCGAAAACCAACTGGCCCAGCTCACCGCCGAAATCGGCGACATCCTCGACGCCACCAAGTTCAACGGCCGCGCCCTCTTCGCTACCACAGACGTCACCCTCAACTTCCAAACAGGTGATTCTTCGGCGGTAGAGGACAATTTTTCGGTGACGATTGATGCGATTTCGAACGGGACAGCCAGTGCCCAAGGAGGGTTGTTTGCAGGCCTGACGAGTGCTTCGGTCTGGAACAGCGGAAACTGGAGCTTGGACACCGTGGCCCAGGCAACGCATGCCCTGCAGGCCATCGAAACGGCTATTCAGGACCTGGCTACCCGTTTGGGCCGTATCGGTGACTACCAAAAGCGGCTCTCGTTCAAGATGGACAACTTGGCCACGGCCAAAAACAACTACGAAGCCGCTCGCAGCCGCATCGCCGACGCCGACTTCGCGCTCGAGCAGATGCAGCTGGCCCGCTTGCAGATCCTCCAGCAAACCGGCGTGGCTGCACTCGCCCAGGCCAATGTGGCCCCACAGGCCATCCTGCAGCTTTTTTAA
- a CDS encoding flagellin codes for MSDLSRINTNLQALQAYTYLQRTNSELGLRQLRLATGSRINRAEDDSAGYSIAAKLKAKIRGQEQALANIGDAKSLLTVAEGSLNSIMDILQTMKEKVVQAANDTLGSEERDAIENQLAQLTAEIGDILDATKFNGRALFATADVTLNFQVGDSTDAQDNFSVTIDAISNGTASAQGGLFAGLTSASVWNSGNWSLDTVAQATHALQAIETAIQDLATRLGRIGDYQKRLSFKMDNLATAKNNYEAARSRIADADFAYEQMQLAKLQILQQTGVAALAQANAAPQAILQLFG; via the coding sequence ATGTCGGACCTAAGTCGGATTAACACGAACCTGCAGGCCCTTCAAGCCTACACCTACCTGCAGCGCACCAACAGCGAACTCGGCCTGCGCCAACTGCGCCTGGCCACCGGCAGCCGCATCAACCGCGCCGAAGACGACTCGGCCGGCTACTCGATCGCTGCCAAACTCAAAGCCAAAATCCGCGGCCAAGAACAAGCCCTGGCCAACATCGGCGATGCCAAATCGCTGCTTACCGTCGCCGAAGGCAGCCTCAACTCCATCATGGACATCCTCCAAACCATGAAGGAAAAAGTCGTCCAGGCTGCCAACGACACGCTGGGCTCCGAAGAACGCGATGCCATCGAAAACCAACTGGCCCAGCTCACCGCCGAAATCGGCGACATCCTCGACGCCACCAAGTTCAACGGCCGCGCCCTCTTCGCTACCGCAGACGTCACCCTCAACTTCCAGGTGGGCGACTCCACTGATGCCCAGGACAATTTTTCGGTGACGATTGATGCGATTTCGAACGGGACAGCCAGTGCCCAAGGAGGGTTGTTTGCAGGCCTGACGAGTGCTTCGGTCTGGAACAGCGGAAACTGGAGCTTGGACACCGTGGCCCAGGCAACGCATGCCCTGCAGGCCATCGAAACGGCTATTCAGGACCTGGCTACCCGTTTGGGCCGTATCGGTGACTACCAAAAGCGGCTCTCGTTCAAGATGGACAACTTGGCCACGGCCAAAAACAACTACGAAGCCGCTCGCAGCCGCATCGCCGACGCCGACTTCGCCTATGAACAAATGCAGCTGGCCAAGCTGCAGATCCTCCAGCAAACCGGCGTGGCTGCACTCGCCCAGGCCAACGCGGCCCCACAAGCGATCTTGCAGCTTTTCGGCTAA